Proteins encoded in a region of the Podarcis muralis chromosome 2, rPodMur119.hap1.1, whole genome shotgun sequence genome:
- the NXNL1 gene encoding nucleoredoxin-like protein 1 isoform X1, whose protein sequence is MYSLLRRRLESPSLGGHYVTPGRTLIVNNKDKDKLELERELTRALENKIMLLYFGSGECLRCQEFAPILKDFFVRLTDEFYVERASQLVLVFVSLDETEEKQDKFLKTMPKRWLFLPFQDEFRRELELRFSVTNPPVVVVLKPNGEVIAANAVEEIKQVGPACFRNWQEAADLVERNFLLAQDFDNVALRSIMDPIRRLKYKLASNKSRKGSKDDYEEEVFS, encoded by the exons ATGTATTCTTTACTTAGAAGAAGACTGGAGTCCCCATCCTTGGGAGGACACTACGTGACACCTGGAAG GACCCTGATTGTGAACAACAAGGACAAGGATAAGTTGGAGCTGGAACGTGAGCTAACTCGAGCATTGGAGAACAAGATTATGCTTCTGTATTTTGGCTCTGGTGAATGTCTTCGATGCCAAGAGTTTGCACCCATCCTGAAAGATTTTTTTGTGAGGCTCACAGATGAATTTTACGTGGAGAGAGCATCCCAGCTGGTCCTGGTCTTTGTCTCACTGGATGAGACTGAGGAGAAGCAAGACAAGTTTCTGAAGACCATGCCCAAGAGATGGTTGTTTTTGCCCTTCCAGGATGAATTCAGGAG GGAACTGGAATTGAGATTTTCTGTGACAAACCCCCCAGTGGTAGTGGTGTTGAAACCAAACGGAGAAGTCATTGCTGCAAACGCAGTGGAGGAGATTAAGCAGGTGGGCCCTGCTTGCTTCAGGAACTGGCAGGAGGCAGCTGACCTGGTGGAGAGGAACTTCCTCCTGGCCCAGGACTTTGACAACGTGGCTCTGAGGAGCATCATGGATCCCATCCGCCGGCTCAAATACAAGCTTGCAAGCAACAAAAGCAGAAAGGGAAGCAAAGACGACTACGAAGAAGAAGTGTTCTCCTGA
- the NXNL1 gene encoding nucleoredoxin-like protein 1 isoform X2, giving the protein MAAIFTNRTLIVNNKDKDKLELERELTRALENKIMLLYFGSGECLRCQEFAPILKDFFVRLTDEFYVERASQLVLVFVSLDETEEKQDKFLKTMPKRWLFLPFQDEFRRELELRFSVTNPPVVVVLKPNGEVIAANAVEEIKQVGPACFRNWQEAADLVERNFLLAQDFDNVALRSIMDPIRRLKYKLASNKSRKGSKDDYEEEVFS; this is encoded by the exons ATGGCTGCCATCTTTACCAACAGGACCCTGATTGTGAACAACAAGGACAAGGATAAGTTGGAGCTGGAACGTGAGCTAACTCGAGCATTGGAGAACAAGATTATGCTTCTGTATTTTGGCTCTGGTGAATGTCTTCGATGCCAAGAGTTTGCACCCATCCTGAAAGATTTTTTTGTGAGGCTCACAGATGAATTTTACGTGGAGAGAGCATCCCAGCTGGTCCTGGTCTTTGTCTCACTGGATGAGACTGAGGAGAAGCAAGACAAGTTTCTGAAGACCATGCCCAAGAGATGGTTGTTTTTGCCCTTCCAGGATGAATTCAGGAG GGAACTGGAATTGAGATTTTCTGTGACAAACCCCCCAGTGGTAGTGGTGTTGAAACCAAACGGAGAAGTCATTGCTGCAAACGCAGTGGAGGAGATTAAGCAGGTGGGCCCTGCTTGCTTCAGGAACTGGCAGGAGGCAGCTGACCTGGTGGAGAGGAACTTCCTCCTGGCCCAGGACTTTGACAACGTGGCTCTGAGGAGCATCATGGATCCCATCCGCCGGCTCAAATACAAGCTTGCAAGCAACAAAAGCAGAAAGGGAAGCAAAGACGACTACGAAGAAGAAGTGTTCTCCTGA